One window from the genome of Rhinolophus ferrumequinum isolate MPI-CBG mRhiFer1 chromosome 22, mRhiFer1_v1.p, whole genome shotgun sequence encodes:
- the ELK4 gene encoding ETS domain-containing protein Elk-4 → MDSAITLWQFLLQLLQEPQNKHMICWTSNNGEFKLLQAEEVARLWGIRKNKPNMNYDKLSRALRYYYVKNIIKKVNGQKFVYKFVSYPKILNMDPMTVGRIEGDCEALSFGKVSSSSRDVENGGKEKPPQPGAKTSSRNDYIHSGLYSSFTLNSLNSSSRKHFKSIKIENPAEKLAEKKSPKEPTPSVIKFVTTPSKKPPVEPVAATISTGPSISPSSEETIQALETLASPKPPPLEASTSASNVTPTFTAVPVSSMSPSLKEEPPRTPSPPLSCNPDVDTHVDSVASQPMELPENLSLEPKDQDSALPEKDKTNNSSRSKKPKGLELAPTLVITGSDPSPLGILSPSLPTASLTPALFSQTPILLTPSPLLSSIHFWSTLSPVAPLSPARLQGANTLFQFPSVLNSHGPFTLSGLDGPSTPGPFSPDLQKT, encoded by the exons ATGGACAGTGCTATCACCCTGTGGCAGTTCCTCCTTCAGCTCCTACAGGAACCTCAGAACAAACACATGATCTGCTGGACCTCTAACAATGGGGAGTTCAAGCTTTTGCAGGCAGAAGAGGTGGCTCGTCTCTGGGGAATTCGAAAGAACAAGCCTAATATGAATTATGACAAACTCAGCCGAGCCCTCAGATACTATTATGTAAAG AATATCATTAAAAAAGTGAATGGTCAGAAGTTTGTGTACAAGTTTGTCTCTTACCCAAAGATTCTGAACATGGATCCAATGACGGTGGGCAGGATTGAGGGAGACTGTGAAGCCTTAAGCTTCGGGAAAGTCAGCAGCAGCTCCAGAGATGTGGAgaatggagggaaagagaaaccaCCTCAGCCTGGTGCCAAGACCTCTAGCCGCAATGATTACATACACTCAGGCTTATATTCTTCATTTACTCTCAACTCTTTGAACTCTTCCAGTAGGAAGCATTTCAAATCTATAAAGATTGAGAATCCTGCTGAGAAATTAGCAGAGAAAAAATCTCCTAAGGAGCCAACACCTTCTGTCATCAAATTTGTAACAACGCCTTCCAAAAAACCACCAGTTGAACCTGTTGCTGCCACCATTTCAACTGGCCCAAGTATTTCACCATCTTCAGAAGAAACTATTCAAGCACTGGAGACTTTGGCTTCCCCCAAACCGCCTCCACTGGAAgcctccacctctgcctccaaTGTAACTCCCACTTTTACCGCCGTGCCTGTTTCGTCCATGTCCCCTTCCTTGAAGGAGGAGCCTCCTAGAACACCTTCACCACCGCTGAGTTGCAACCCAGACGTTGACACACACGTCGATTCTGTGGCTTCTCAGCCAATGGAACTGCCAGAGAACTTGTCACTGGAGCCGAAGGACCAGGACTCGGCTTTGCCAGAAAAGGACAAAACGAATAATTCATCAAGATCCAAGAAACCCAAAGGGTTAGAGCTGGCACCCACCCTCGTGATCACAGGCAGTGACCCGAGCCCACTGGGAATATTGAGCCCGTCTCTCCCTACAGCTTCTCTTACGCCAGCACTTTTTTCACAG ACGCCCATCTTACTGACTCCGAGCCCTTTGCTCTCCAGTATCCACTTCTGGAGCACTCTGAGCCCCGTTGCCCCCCTCAGTCCGGCCAGACTGCAAGGTGCTAACACACTTTTCCAG